Below is a window of Edaphobacter bradus DNA.
TCCCGGATTGATGATCAGCCCCGGAGCAGGATCGAGATAGCCCAGGTCCTGCGCAATCTCGGTCGAGTTGTCGAGCGACCTCCCGACGATCGCAATCTTGCGTCCATGCTCAGCCGCCAGCTCCATTGCCAGCCGTATCCGGTGTATCGACGACGAGAAGCAGCTGAAGAACAGCTTCTTCTGCGTCTGCGAGAAGATCTCATCCAGTCGCGGCCGCACCGCCTTCTCGCTCGGCGTATATCCGCGCCGGTCCACGTTGGTTGAGTCCTGCAGCAGCGCCAGCACACCCTGCTTGCCCAGTTCAGCGAAGGCATGCAGGTCGAATGGCTTGCCGTCCGGCGGCGAGAGGTCCACCTTGAAGTCGCCGGTATGCAGCACCACGCCCACCGGCGTATGAATCGCCAGCGCAACGCAGTCCACCAGCGAGTGCGTTACGCGAATCGGAGTAATTGCAAACGGCCCCAGCGTAAACCGCTCGCCCGGCAGAATCTCGATCAGATCTGCATCGTCCAGCAGACCATGCTCCTCAAGCTTGCCCTCGACGAACGCAAGCGTGAACTCCGTCCCATAGACCGGAACATTCAGCTCCGAGAGGATCCACGGCAGTCCGCCGATGTGGTCTTCATGCGCGTGCGTCAGCACGATGGCGCGCACCTTGTCGCGGTTCTCGGTCAGGTAGCTGATATCCGGAACCACAATGTCCACACCAAGCAGCTCTTCTTCAGGAAACATCAGCCCGGCATCGATGACGATAATGTCATCCTGCCAGCGGAGGACCATGCAGTTCATGCCGAACTCGCCCAGGCCCCCCAGCGGAATCATCTTCAACTTATCTTGTGCCATGAAACTTAAATCTTAGCACTCGGGCCGCCAACACCTTAGGGCAGAACGTCTCTGTAGCGGGCAATCGGCTCCGTTACCGCAGCACATCCTCCAGCACCAGCGACAGCTCCGTCTTCTCATCGCGGTACTTCACAATCACCGGAGCCGCAATGCTCAGCCCCCAATCCGCGCCCTTGCCCTTGCTCACAGAGCGCGAGCCCGGCACGACCACCGCGCCTTCTGGAATCACCAGCGGCGCCTCCGACGTTGCCTTGTAGACCTCGCCCTTCACCAGGTCATACACCGGAGTTCCCCGCGTCAACACTGTGCCAGCCGCAATAACCGCGCGCTTTCGCACCACCGTGCCCTCGTAGACGCCCGTGTTTCCGCCCACAAGCGCATCGTCCTCGATAATTACCGGGCTCGCGTTCACCGGCTCCAGCACGCCGCCGATCTGTGCCGCCGCACTCAGGTGCACGCGCTTGCCGATCTGCGCGCAGCTCCCGACCAGCGCGTGCGAATCCACCATCGTCCCCTCGTCCACATACGCGCCGACGTTCACGTACGCCGGCGGCATCACAACAACGCCCTTCGCCAGATAAGCCCCGCTGCGCACGCTCGAACCGCCCGGAACCACGCGCACCCCGTCGGTCACGGCAAACCGCCGCGCGGGATACGTCCCCTTGTCCACAAACGAGAGCCCGTCCGTGCAGCCCATCTCCGTCATCGCGCCCAGCCGGAAGCCCAGCAGTATCCCGCGCTTCACCCATGCATTCACGCGCCAGCCAAGGGGAAGGGAAGCGTCCGGCTCCGCCGACCGCAGCGTGCCAGCCTCAAGCGCCCCGCGCAGTTCGAAAAAAGACGCTTCTGCCTCTGCATTCCCAACAACCGCCGCACCCTGCGCAAACCAGTGCTCAATCTTCTCCTGCAACGCTCCGCTCAAACTCACACAATCACCTTTTCAAGAACATGATCTTCAATCTGTTGGGATGCTCAGCGTGCCCGTGCCGCCTCACCTGCGGAAACACCTGCGAGCAGCCCCAGCTCACCAAGCATCTGCTCCAGCTTCCGCCGCAACCCATCCGACACAGGGACCATCGGCAGCCGCAGCACTTCTTCACCGCGCCCAAGCATCGCAAGCACTGCCTTTATCGGAGCCGGGCTCGGCTCCCAGAAGTGCGCCTGCATCAGCCGGAAGAACTTCCGGTTGAACTTCCGCGCCGTCACCCAATCGTTATCCAGTGCAGCATGCACCATCTGCGACATCTGCGCCGGAATCGCATTCGAAGCCACTGAGACGAGGCCCGCCCCGCCCAGCCCCAGCACCGGCAGCGCCATGCTGTCGTCCCCTGCAAGCACCTTGAAGCCCTGGGGCGCCGTCGTAATCAGCTCCGTAATCTGCGCAATATTGCCGCTCGACTCCTTCACTCCGATCACGTTCTTCAGCTCGGCCAGCCGCAGAACAGTCGCAGGCTCAAGGTTCGCGCCCGTTCGCCCGGGAATGTTGTACAGCAATACCGGCAGCTCCACCGCCTCGGCGATCGCCTTGAAGTGCTGGTACTGCCCCTCCTGCCCAGGCTTGTTGTAATAAGGATTCGCCGTCAGAATCCCTGTGAGTCTCGGCACCCGCGCCACCCGCTTCGCGCGGACGACCGCCTCATGGGTTGCGTTGTGCGTGCATCCTGCAAACACAGGAACCCGGCCCCCGGCGGCCTCAACCACAGTCTCCACTACCTGCAGCCACTCCGCCTCGCTCAGCGTCGCCGCCTCGCCCGTTGTTCCGCAGGGAATCAGGAAATCGATTCCGCTCTCGATCTGCCAGTTCACCAGTGCGCGCAGTGAGTTCGCATCCACGCTGCCGTCTCTCCCAAAGGGAGTGACCAGCGCCGTTCCACAGCCCATCAGATCCATAGTGCTTCAAAGTTTACCGCGCCAGAGCGAAGGATTTCAGGGCTTAGGCGGCAAGAAAAAGCCCCGGCGCGTCGCCAGGGCTCTTTCCTCTTGTGGCAGACTGAGTTAGCCGCGGTAGAGCTCCGAAGGAACGTGGAACTCGGGCAGGTGCAGATAAGCCGCTCCGTTCACAGTTCCCGGCGGAGTATCCATGCACTTCACGAAGGCAGTCTGGAACTTCTGCATCTCATCCTTCGTGCCCACAGTGACGCGAACGTAGTTCGGCATCGCGGCCCACGTGCGGCCAATCGCGACGTTCTCTTTCAGCATCGCCTGCTGGAAATCGCGGCCCGGACGCTTCACATCCACCATGAACATGTTGGCCTGCGAGCCCGGAACCGTCTTGTAGCCGTGCTTCTCCAGGAACTCTAGCGTCTCCGAGCGGACATCCGCGTTGATCTTCCTGCGCAGCGGAACCAGCTGCTTGTCCTCGAGGCTCGCGCGAGCAGCTGCAGCGCTCGTGATCGAGATGCTGGCAAGGCTGCGCGCCGGCGGAGCCACCGTGTTGAACTTCGCCAAAAGGTCGGGCCGCGCAACCGCCACGCCTGCCCGCAGACCCGCCATCCCGTAGATCTTCGAGAACGTCCGCAGCACGATGATGTCCTTGTCCTGCGCAACCAGATCAATCACGGACTCGTCATTCGAGAAGTGGTGGTACGCCTCATCGACAATCACCACCGACCCCGCCGGCTTGTTGTTCAGAAGCCAGACGATGTCTTCCTTCGGTGTCATCGTCCCCGTCGGGTTGTTCGGATTCACGATGTAGTACGCTCCCGGCGAGGGGTGCGCCTTCAGCATCGCCTTCACGTCGTGAGCGTAGGTTGCAGTCAGTGGAACGGGGAACTTCGGAGCCTTCATCGTATCGGCTGCGCGCGGCCCCTGCTCATAGCTTGGGTCGCCGTAGACCAGCGGCTTGTCCGGCCCGATGTTCGACATCAGCGCCAGGTCCAGCGGCCCGCCCGATCCCGGAGTCAGTGCCAAATAGCCCTTCTTCAGTCCGAACAGATCGTTGAAGACCGCGACCGTCTTCATCGTCTCCTCCTGGTGGTAGCGTCCGCCCATCGGAGCCGTCGTGCTGATCGCCGAAAGAGCCGACTGCGCCGGCCCAAGCGGGTTCTCATTGGAGCTGATGATCACCGTGTCAGCGGAGAGATGGCGCATCTCGCCCATGTCCCCGCCACCTAAGCCGCGGCGGCCCTGTGTCTGCGCCGGAGCGCCCGCGGCCTGCTGAACCGCTCCAAACGCCGGAAACGCGGTGGCCGCCGCCGAGGCAGCTCCCAGAATCCGCATGAAAGACCTGCGAGATACACCTGTATGGATCGAATTCATAAAAATTCTCCTCGTGACGCGTTCGAACGCGAAAAATGCGATTTGGGGTGTAGAGATGCGACGACGCAACGACAGAGCGTCGCGCGCCTGCTGCGAATTCGGCATCGTCTTGCCTGCGGAGCGTCGCGGCTCACGCAGTAACTACTTTGTGGTGGGAATTACCGGGTCTGACGGCTCAGACCTGCGATGAGTCTCAATTTACCGCGAAATTCTCGCTCGCGCACAAAAAATATCCGATCATGCGTCAAGAGTCGGGTAAAACATAGCATTCACTGCGAAACCCAAGCGCCCTTGCGGATCAGCGGCTCGGCCGTGCCATCGTTGGCGATGCCGTCCACGTCCATCTCGCCCGTGCCGATCATCCAGTCCACGTGGATCAGGCTCGAGTTTGCTCCACGCGCCGTCAACTCGGCGTCGCTCATCTTCTCCCCGCCGATCAGGCACGTCGAGTATGCCTGTCCCAGCGCAATGTGGCTCGCCGCATTCTCGTCAAACAGCGTATTCCAGAACAGCACGCCGCTCTGAGCAATCGGCGACGCATGCGGAACCAGCGCCACCTCGCCCAACCGCCGCGCGCCCTCGTCAGTCGAGATCAGCCGGTTCAGCACATCCTTGCCCGCCGTAGCCGTCGCTTCGACAATCCTTCCCGCCTCAAACCGCACCGTGATGTTCTCGATCAGCGTTCCCTGATGCGACAGCGGCTTCGACGCCCGCACCGTCCCATCCACACGGTCCTTATGCGGAGTCGTAAAGCACTCCTCCGTCGGAATATTCGGCTGGCAGTAGATCCCGTTGCCCGCCATCGTTCCTCCGCCCGCCCACAGATGGTCGTCGGCCAGCCCCACCGTCAGGTTGGTTCCCGGCGCCTTGAAGTGCAGCGCGTAGTACCGTTTCTCGTTCAGCATATCGACGCGCTTCTTCAGCCGCTCGCCATGCCGCTGCCACTCCCCAATGGGATCATCCACGTTGACGCGCGAGGCCGCAAAGATCGCCTCCCACAGCTTGGCAATTGCAATATCCTCGCGCTCACCCGGAAAGACCAGCTTCGCCCACTCCGGCGTCGCGCTCGCCACGATCGTCCAGTTGATCTCGTGCCGCGTAATTAGCTCCATCGCCGGCTTGCTGGCCTTTGACATCGCGACATTCGCCCGCGAGACCTTCGCCGGGTCCTGCTTGGCCAACAGCGCCGGATTCGCTCCCGAGATCGCCAGCCGCGCCGCGCCGCTCCTGAAGCCATTCGCGATCCCGTCCTGCAGCCACACCGGAGCAAAATCGAAGCTCGCATCCGGCCCATACTCATACCGCGCCAGCACGCTCGGATCGTCCGAGTACAGTGTCGTCACCAGCACCGCTCCAGCCTTGTAGGCCTGCTCCGTAATCTTCCGCGCCAGCGGCAGGGCCTCCATCGGAGCCGTCATAATCAGCTCCTGCCCGGCCCGCAGAGCCAGCCCCACCTTTACTGCTACCTCGGCCAGACGGTCGAGCTTCTCATCCAGCGTCAACCCGGCAAATTTCGTAGTTTTCTCGGCCACTGCAACGCGCATAACGGTTCCTTCTTTTTCGACGCAGAGATGTTATATCTGCGTGTAAACATCCTGAAAGTCATAGCAGCCGGTGCGCGTTGAAAGCCACTCCGCCGCCCGCACCGCACCCTCGGCAAACCCACGCCGCGAGTGCGACTCATGCCGCAGCACCAGCTTGTCCGCAACGCCCTTCGCCTCAAGCTCATGGACCCCCGCGGCGTCGCCAACCCGGTGCGCAGTGATGGGAATCTCCTGCAACCCAGTCGCGCCCTTTACCACATCTGCCAGCGTCAGTGCCGTCCCTGAAGGCGAGTCGAGCTTCGTCACATGGTGGGTCTCTTCGATGGAAAACGCATAGCCGCTGCTCTTCAGTAGCTCACTCATCTTCCTTGCGAGCTGCAGCATCACCTGCACGCCGATCGAAAAGTTCGTCCCATACAGCAGCCCTGCCTGCTTGCGTTCGGCCAGTCCACGCATGTCGTAGAGCTTGTCGTACCAGCCGGTCGTGCCAACGACCATCTTCGCCCCCGTAGCCAACACCGCACGCATGTTCTGGATCACTGCCTCAGGCGAGGTGAAGTCGATCACCACGTCGAACCCTGTAACAAACGGAGCCGTCAGCGCCGAAGCATTGGCATTCTCCTTCGCATCGAGCACGTGCACGCTATGCCCGTGCTCTGCCGCCACCTCAGCCACCAGCTTGCCTGTCTTCCCATGCCCCAGTACCAATACCCGCATTGCAGACCTTTCTTATGCCTTGCTCTCTACCTGGCCCCGCGCTACATCGCGCGCTGTCACGTCAAAGATCTCTTCATCGGGATCGGCAAAGAAGTGCCTGTGAAGACTGCGCACCGCCTCCTCCACGTCCTCTTCTTCGATCATGAAGCTCATATTGATCTCGCTGGCTCCCTGCGAGATCATCCGCACGTTCACATGGCTGATAGCTCCGAATACTTGGCCTGCGATGCCGTTATGCCCGCGAATGTCCTCGCCCACCATGCAGATCAGGGCCTTGTGGCCCTCCATCTTCACATCGGCAATCTTCGCCAGCTCCTCGCAGATCTCCGGCAGCCGCTCGTTCGAGTCCACCGTCAGCGAGATGCTCACCTCGCTCGTCGAAACCATATCGATAGCACACTTGTACCTGTCGAAGACGTCGAAGACCGACTTCATGTACCCGTACGACATCAGCATCCGGCTCGCGACGATATCGATGATCGTCAGCTTCTTCTTCGCTGCGATGCTCTTGAACGGATTCCTGCAGTGCGGAGCCACCGCCGTGATCTTCGTGCCTTCGTTCTCTGCGTTGCGCGAGTTCAGCACCCACACCGGAATGCTCTTCTGCACCGCCGGAAGAATCGTCGCCGGATGCAGCACCTTTGCTCCGAAGTAGGCCAGTTCCGCCGCCTCCTCAAAGCTGATCGACTTCACCCGCAGCGCATCCGGACAGATCCGCGGATCGGTCGTCATGATGCCGTTCACGTCCGTCCAGATCTCGATCGCGCCTGCGTGCAGCCCTCCGCCCACCAGCGCCGCAGTATAGTCGCTCCCGCCGCGTCCCAGCGTCGTCGTAATCCCGTCCACGGTCGAGCCAATAAACCCGCCCATCACCGGCGTCTGCTTCGCCTCAATCAGCGGCAGCACCAACTCGCGCAGCTTGGCTTCAATCGCCGTCTCCAGGGGAGCAGCCTTGCCGTAGTTGGCATCGGTCACAATGCAGGTCCTCGCGTCGACATGCACGCCGTTCAGCCCGCGCTGCGCAAACGCCGCCGCAACCATGCGGCTTGAGAGCCTCTCGCCGAAGCTCACCACCAGGTCGCCTGTTCTCGGCGTCAGCTCGCCGACTGCCGCGATTCCGCGCAGCAGATCATCCAGTGAATCAAACTCCGTATGGAGCGCGGCATGCATCTCGGCAAACTGCTCTTGCTGCAACAGGTCCGACGACGTGTCGATGTGCCGGTTTCTGAGCCGCGCGCTGAGCGCCAGCGCACCAGCCTTGTCTCCTCGTCCTGCCGCGGCTGCGGCCGCAATCAACTGGTCCGTCACCTTCGCCATCGCAGAGACGACGACGATTGCATCCAGGCCCTTTTTACGGCGTCCCGCCACGATGGCCGCGGTGCGCTCCATCGCCTTGGCGTCTTCCACCGACGTACCGCCAAACTTCATCACCACTAACGATTCATGCGCACCGCTCAAGCCAGCACCGCCTGTCGTTGTGCTGCATTTCCAGTCGGTACACCCAGCTTGTCCAGCTTGCCCATCCGCGCCAGCACCTCAGCGTTCAGCAGCGCCGCCCCAGCCGCTCCGCGAATCGTGTTGTGCGACAGCACGACAAACTTCCAGTCCAGCAGCGGGCACTCCCGCAGCCGTCCCACCGTCGATGCCATCCCGTGTCCGCGCATCCTGTCCAGCCGAGGCTGCGGCCGGTCAACAGAGGAGTCAAACTCCACCGGATGCTCCGGTGCCGAAGGCAGATGTTGTCCCCGCAGCGGAGCAAACTCGCTCCATGCCGCCAGAATCTCCTCGCGCGTCGCCTTCTTCCTGAACTTGATGCTCACGCACTCCGTATGCCCGTCTTCGACGGGGACGCGGTTGCAGTGCGCGCTCACCTTGGCGTCAAGCATCTCGATGCGGTTGCCGCGCGATCGGCCCAGCAGCTTGCCGACCTCTTCCTGCATCTTCTCTTCTTCATTCTTGATGAAGGGGACGACGTTGCCCAGGATGTCCAGCGATGCCACGCCCGGATACCCCGCGCCGCTCACCGCCTGCATCGTGCTCACAAACAGGCTCTCGATGCCGAACCGCTCCTCGAGCGGCTTCAGCGCCAGCACCAGCCCAATCGCCGAGCAGTTCGGATTCGTCACGATATAGCCGCCCGAATTCTTCCGCCACGCCTGCGCTTCCAGCAGGTCGAGGTGGCCGGCGTTCACCTCCGGAACCACCAGCGGAACATCTTCCACCATCCGGAATGCGCTCGAGTTCGAGATCACCGCGCACCCGGCCGCCGCAAACTTCGGCTCCAGTTCGCGCGCATGTTCGGCGTCCAGCGCCGCAAAAATAATCTTTGGAAGGTCGTCCTTGGCCAGCTCAGGAACGTTCGGTTGCACCGTCATGGCCCCAATATTTGCCGGAAGCGGAGTGTCCAGCTTCCATTTACAGGCCTCGGCGTAGGCCTTGCCCGCGCTGCGGTCGCTCGCGGCCAGCCATGTAATCTCGAACCAGGGGTGATTGTTCAACAACTGAATGAATCGCTGCCCGACCATTCCGGTCGCGCCCAATATGCCAACCTTACGCCGTTCCATAGTCCATTAAGAATACAGTGCTCTCCGGCCCCGCGTCACCGCCCGGCAGCGCGTTGCATCCACTGCCATCCCCTCACAACCTCAGGAGTCGCGACGCCGGCGGCCTATTTGTTGTCCGCCCCCACTCCATATCACCACCGCAACAGTAAGATGAATCAGAAACCACAGGCTCACCCCCTGATCCAGATAAATCAGAAAGAGCACCAGCGCCCGCGGCAGGAAGACCGCAAACAGCAGAGGAATCCATCCATGCAGTTCAAACGGAATCAGCAAACCCTGCAGCCACGAGACAGCCAGCGACACCCGTGGCAGAAACAGCGCAAACACCAGAAACCAGAACGGCAGCTTATTGATCACTAACGTGAAGCTGAATTCATGGTGACTGGATCCTCGTTCCAACGCCCACCCGAGAACCGCCGCACCCAGCGCCGCAGCCGCCATGCCAGCCTCCTGGTCATTTCGTCGAGTAGGTGAAATCCGTCGTCACCGTCTTCTTCGGTTCCACGGTCACCTTTACCGTCTGCTCCCCCATCTTCTCGTGCACTACGGCCAGCGTGTATGTCCCCGCCGGCAGCCCTGTGATCATGAATCTTCCGTCTGCCCCGGTCACGGCAAAAAACGGAGTAGGCGCAACATTGATGAAGGCATTCATCCACGGATGATTGTTGCACCGCACCGGAATCATCACTTCAGGCTCCTTGAACTGCTTCATCTGCGGTGCTCCCTTGGCCCCCTGAGAGACATCAATCGTCTCGTTGCCCACGACCGTCGGCATCGTGTGGATGTTGTGCATCGTCCCATCGGAGTTCCGGAACTCCACCGTCCCTCCGCGCATCACCGCGACCACATGCGGCGTATACCGGCAGCCCACCTGGTCCATCACCACCGCCTCCGTCGAGCGCACCGGCGCCGACATCGCCGCCGCCGGCCCATCCTTGATGTACACGTAGACGCTCGCCAGCCTGCCGTCCTTGACCTCATACTGCTCGGCATAGTTCGTCCCACCCGTGATCGCGCACACCGGGTCCATGCTCATGTCGATCTTCAGCCGCTCCGGAACCCTTCCGGCGAACTTGACTATTCCGGTAACCGATCCCAGCGTGGCCTCATCGAGCGGGGCCGCCGCCGGAGCAGCCTCTGCCGCCTTGGTGCCCTTGCCAATCAGTGCGCCGCGCTTCACCGCATCATCCGGCTTGCAACCCGTCACACCGGCAAGCGCGCCAACGGCCACTCCAGCCACGAGCACCCAACCCAACCTCTCCCGCATCCGACTCCGCTCCTTGATTTCGTCTCTAAGCCCGAACCGCCGCCGTCTCCATCGTCGCCAGCACAGCATCCGAGAACGCCTGCGTCCCGCTCTGGCCGCCCACATCGCGCGTCAGCACCTTGCCCTCGCGATACACCTGCTCCACGGCGGCCTGCACACGCTCCGCCGTCTCACCCTCGTTCAGGTGATGCAGCATCAGCACCGCGCTCTGCAGCAGAGCCGTCGGGTTCGCCATGTCCTTGCCCGCAATATCAGGAGCCGACCCATGCACCGCCTCGAAGATCGCGCACTCCGCTCCCAGGTTCGCTCCCGGAACCAGCCCCAACCCACCCACAAACGCGCTGCAAAGGTCGCTCAGAATGTCCCCATACAGATTCTCGGTGAGCAGAATGTCGTACTGGTAAGGATTCAGCACTAGCTGCATGCACGTGTTATCGACGATGTGCTCCTTGTACTCCACCTCAGGAAAGTCTTCTGCAACCTTCCGGCAGCACCGCAAAAACAGCCCATCCGACAGCTTCATGATGTTTGCCTTGTGGATCGCGTGAACCTTCTTTCGCCCATGCTTCCGAGCAAAGTCGAACGCATACTGCGCAATCCGCGTCGATCCCTTATCCGTGATGATCTTCAGCGACTGCACCACCCCCGGCACGATCTCGTGCTCCAGCCCCGCGTACAGGTCCTCCGTGTTCTCGCGCACCACAATCAGGTCGATGTCCGGATACTTCGTCTTCAGCCCCGGCAGGCTCTTCACCGGCCTGAAGTTCGCATACAGATCGAACTTCTTCCTGAGCGTCACGTTGATCGACGCAAACCCTCCGCCCACCGGAGTCGTCACCGGCCCCTTCAGCGCCACGCGGTTCCGCTCGATCGACTCATACAGCGCCTTCGGAATGTATTCGCCCGTCTGCTCGAAGGCCTCGGCACCGGCTGCAAACTTGTGCCACTCAAAGCCCACGCCCGTAGCGGCCCCGGCAGCCTCAAGAACCCTCACGACCGCGCCTGAAACCTCCGGCCCGATACCATCGCCCGGAATCAACGTAACCTTATGCGTCCTCTTTGTTGCCATCTTCCTTTTACCTACTTCCTTTTCTTTGAATCTCTTCCGTTCAGCAGTTCTTCCAGCTCCTGCTTGAACTCGCGAACGTCCTTGAAGTCCCGGTACACGCTTGCAAACCGGATATACGCTACCGTGTCGATCTCCTTGAGCCGCGTCATAATCAGCTCACCCACCTCGCTGGTCGAGCGCTCGCGCTCCGGTGAATCCACCACGTAGGCCTCCGTCTCATCGACGATCTGCTCCAGCTTCACCGCCGGTACAGGCCGCTTCTCGCACGCGTGCAGCAACCCGCTCAGGACCTTCTGCCGGTCGAACTTCTCCCGCCGGCCGTCCTTCTTCACCACCATGTAGGGAATCTCGTCGATCCGTTCGTACGTCGTGAACCGCTTGTTGCAGCCCTCGCACTCCCGCCGTCGACGAATCGAATCAGCCTCTTTGCTCTCGCGCGAATCGACAACTCGATCCTGGGTAAACCCGCAGTAGGGACACTTCATCGCAATGCCTTGATTCTACCAGCGTAAACGCTTGTGCCCGCGGTGCCTACTGAGCCAACGAACGCTCGGATGCCCCATCCATGTCGCAGCTCCATCGCGACATGGGTGGGAATGTAAGCCGCTACCCCAGCCAGTCGCCTTATTGAAGCCTACTGAGCCAGCGACTGTTCCCCGGCCGCAGCCTCGCTCTCCTCGGTCACCCTCTTCAAACTCACATGCTCCAGCCG
It encodes the following:
- a CDS encoding isocitrate dehydrogenase (NAD(+)) — translated: MATKRTHKVTLIPGDGIGPEVSGAVVRVLEAAGAATGVGFEWHKFAAGAEAFEQTGEYIPKALYESIERNRVALKGPVTTPVGGGFASINVTLRKKFDLYANFRPVKSLPGLKTKYPDIDLIVVRENTEDLYAGLEHEIVPGVVQSLKIITDKGSTRIAQYAFDFARKHGRKKVHAIHKANIMKLSDGLFLRCCRKVAEDFPEVEYKEHIVDNTCMQLVLNPYQYDILLTENLYGDILSDLCSAFVGGLGLVPGANLGAECAIFEAVHGSAPDIAGKDMANPTALLQSAVLMLHHLNEGETAERVQAAVEQVYREGKVLTRDVGGQSGTQAFSDAVLATMETAAVRA
- the nrdR gene encoding transcriptional regulator NrdR, translating into MKCPYCGFTQDRVVDSRESKEADSIRRRRECEGCNKRFTTYERIDEIPYMVVKKDGRREKFDRQKVLSGLLHACEKRPVPAVKLEQIVDETEAYVVDSPERERSTSEVGELIMTRLKEIDTVAYIRFASVYRDFKDVREFKQELEELLNGRDSKKRK